Sequence from the Fulvivirga ligni genome:
AAATTGTTGTCTTAAAATTAAAAGGAGCGCAAATTAATGAAAAAAATCACAAAGGGAGGGTATGAATTTATGTTCTGTAGTATATTGTGGCCCGTTTCTATGGTTTTGTTGGTGATTAAGATGCTCTATATACATTTTAAATTAAAATAATTATGAAAAAGGTACTGCTATGCCTCTTTGTAGTGGCAATTATTGTTTCATGTACTACTACTCAGATAAATAAAACTATAGGTGATATTAATGATGCCCTGGGTAGTGGCGGAGGTCTTACTACAGAACAGGTGGCGGCCGGGCTGAAGGAGGCACTTACCAAAGGAATATCTAATGGTTCCGCGCAGGCATCTCAGTTAGATGGATATTTTAAGAACCCCAAAATCAAAATTCCTTTTCCTCCAGATGTGCAAAAGGTAGAGGATAAGTTAAGACAAATTGGCCTTGGAGGTGAGGTTGATAAGTTTGTAAAACAATTAAATAGAGGTGCGGAAGATGCGGCTAAAGAGTCTAAAACCATTTTCGTGACAGCGATTAAAGCTATGACTATTCAAGATGCCTGGAATATATTAAAAGGTGAAGATGATGCCGCTACTCAATATTTAATGAAGACTACTTCCGCCCAGCTGAAAGCGAAGTTTAAGCCAGTAATGAAAAGTAGCCTCGATAAGGTGAATGCCACTAAATATTATAGCGACATCATTAACACATATAACAAAATTCCATTGGTGGAGGATGTAAACCCTAATCTTGATGACTATGCTACAGATAAAGCCATTGAAGGTTTATTCTATCTTGTAGCTCAAGAAGAGGAGAAAATACGTGAAGATCCTATTGCAAGAACTACGGAGCTTTTGAAAAAGGTATTTGCTGCTCAGGATTAATGAGCTCCTTTTACATTCATCTTTAGCGTATAAACACTGGTGCTGGCGGTAATAAATAAGGTGTTTCTCTCTTTGCCGCCAAAGCATATGTTTGCAGTCCAGTTTTCAGGAACAGGTATATACGCTATCTTTTTTCCTTTTTTGTTGAATACGGTTACACCCTTTCCTGTCAGGTAAAGATTGCCCTGCTCGTCAAGTGTCATGCCGTCAGATCCCATGTTTGTGAAGAGTTTCTCTTTTGAAAGGGAGCCATCTTTTTTTATTTGATAGCTGAATATTTTTCCAGCCCCAATGTCAGCCACATAAAGGGTTTTTCCATCTGGGGTTCCAACTATGCCATTGGGCTGATTGTAGTTATCGGTTACTGGTTTTACTTCACCATTTGAATCCAGAAGATATACATATTTGCCTTGCTGTTGCATTTCAGGGTTTCGTGTCCAGTAATCTCTTTTGTATAGAGGGTCTGTGAAATATAAATTGCCATTAGGAGCTATCCATAAGTCGTTTGGTCCGTTTAAGAGTTTGTCATCTACCTGATCTAAGATTACTTTATGGTTACCCTCAGAGTCTATAGACCAAAGCTGATTTTCCATATCTGCACAGGTAATTAATAGGCCTTCTTTGTTGAAGTACATACCATTTGATCTACCTGATTTAGATAAGAATTTGGTGAGTTCTCCACTTTCTGCATCCCATCTAATGATCTGATTGTTAGGCTGATCTGTAAAAAATACGTTGCCTTCCTTGTCTGCTGCTGGCCCCTCTGTAAACGAATATTCATCACTGAGCTGAATTAATTCAGCGCCATAGACAATAAGATCCTCATCATCAAATTCTTGAGCATAACATGATGATGCCAAACCACAGACTAATAAAAGGAATATGTTTTTCATGGGATATACACTAAAGATTTAAGTTTCAGGCCCTGCAGGCTACCCTCAAAGATAGTGGATTTACTTCTAGTTCAATATCATCTTTGAGCTGATAGGGATCACCATCTAAATGGATGTTTTTGTTCTTTTCGCTCTCAAGCAAATGAATGTGGGCGGCTTTACCTTGCCATGTTTTATAATATCTGGATCTGGTAAGCGTACCATTAAATAGGTGAAAAACCAGGGTGGGGTAGTACCATAAAGGTACTTTTCTCATTACACAAATATCCATAAGGCCATCAGAGATTTCAGCACCAGGAGCTATATGGGCATTATTTCCATATTGACTAGAGTTGGCAATGGATACCAGAAATGGAGCCTTTTCAAACTTTTCTTCACCATCTATGGTAAGCTTAAAATCGGTGCTTTGAAATCTTAGAATTTCCTGCAAGGCTAACATACCATAGGAGAAAAAGCCTCTTTTTTTACTCTCTGCAAATAAGCTGGCTATGTGAGCGTCAAACCCTACACCGGCTACATTCACAAAGATGTCTTTGTTGAGCCTGATGGTGTCTATTTTCATTGAGGTTTGCTGGTTGAGCAGCATGATTGCTCCTTTTGGTGATAATGGTACCCCCAAATGTCTGGCTAAACCATTACCTGAACCCATAGGTATAATGCCCAAAGTGGTATTGGAATTAATCAGCGGTTTGGCAATTTCATTTATGGTGCCGTCACCACCTACTGCTACTATAATGTCATAATGATTCTTTTCCCTTTCAGCAATCTCAGAGCCTTCTCCAGCATATTGAGTATAAATAATTTCTGCTGATACCTTGTTAGAATCCAGGTGAGCTTTTATCAGCTCTGGAAAGTTCGCTTTTCTACTGGTCCCTGATTTAGGGTTAATGATAAAAAGTGCCTTCTGTGCGGTCATAGATTACCTATGATTATAATCTCTGTAAAGTTTTTGAATGTATGACAAGCTCGGCCACAATTGCTCTTCAGTATTAGCTCCCTCTTTGATAAGATATTGCTTTCCTGTTTGGTCATAAGTAAGCTTCTGATTGTCATCTATGTAAGCATAACCATTATTGAAGATAAACACAGCAAAATCATGATAGTTTTTGTCTAAAAGATTGTTGCTGAATATATAGTCATTATTCACAGTAGATACTTGCCCGAGGATGGTGTTAGGAATATCTGTTTGACTACCAATGTTGTGAATAACTCTGCCTTTTTGTGCTAAAGCTCCACCAGTCCAGATTAGGGGTATTCTGTAACGATCTGGGTTGGCTAACCCTTCATTATCAGGAGTAGGGTGACCATGATCTGCTGTAATTACAATCAGAGTGTTGTCCCACCAGTCAGAGTGCCTGGCCTTATCCATAAATTCTCCTAAAGACTTATCAGTATAATGTGCCGAGTTTAAGAATTTGGAAACTTCATCATCTCCTTCGAAAACCGTCTTCATAGGCACATTAAAAGGCTCGTGGCTGCTGAGGGTTAACATTACCTTAAAAAACGGGCTTTTTAGCTCGTTGATTTCTTTATAAAATTTCTCAAAGACAGGTCCGTCATGTACTCCCCATTTGCTGTTATTCAAAGAATCAGCGAACTGTGATGAATGTGTTAAATGATCGAACTGAGCTGTGGTGAAGTAGGATCTGAAGTTAGCGAAGTCGATGCTTCCACCATATGTGAAGCCTGTTTCATACCCCATTTCATTAAAATTTTTACTAAGGAAGGGGAGGTTTTGAGTCTTTTTAGGATACTTAATAATCGAACCCGTGGGTTGAGCCGGGTAACCACTAAGTACACTTACTATAC
This genomic interval carries:
- a CDS encoding SMP-30/gluconolactonase/LRE family protein yields the protein MKNIFLLLVCGLASSCYAQEFDDEDLIVYGAELIQLSDEYSFTEGPAADKEGNVFFTDQPNNQIIRWDAESGELTKFLSKSGRSNGMYFNKEGLLITCADMENQLWSIDSEGNHKVILDQVDDKLLNGPNDLWIAPNGNLYFTDPLYKRDYWTRNPEMQQQGKYVYLLDSNGEVKPVTDNYNQPNGIVGTPDGKTLYVADIGAGKIFSYQIKKDGSLSKEKLFTNMGSDGMTLDEQGNLYLTGKGVTVFNKKGKKIAYIPVPENWTANICFGGKERNTLFITASTSVYTLKMNVKGAH
- a CDS encoding diacylglycerol/lipid kinase family protein, which gives rise to MTAQKALFIINPKSGTSRKANFPELIKAHLDSNKVSAEIIYTQYAGEGSEIAEREKNHYDIIVAVGGDGTINEIAKPLINSNTTLGIIPMGSGNGLARHLGVPLSPKGAIMLLNQQTSMKIDTIRLNKDIFVNVAGVGFDAHIASLFAESKKRGFFSYGMLALQEILRFQSTDFKLTIDGEEKFEKAPFLVSIANSSQYGNNAHIAPGAEISDGLMDICVMRKVPLWYYPTLVFHLFNGTLTRSRYYKTWQGKAAHIHLLESEKNKNIHLDGDPYQLKDDIELEVNPLSLRVACRA
- a CDS encoding DUF4197 domain-containing protein — protein: MKKVLLCLFVVAIIVSCTTTQINKTIGDINDALGSGGGLTTEQVAAGLKEALTKGISNGSAQASQLDGYFKNPKIKIPFPPDVQKVEDKLRQIGLGGEVDKFVKQLNRGAEDAAKESKTIFVTAIKAMTIQDAWNILKGEDDAATQYLMKTTSAQLKAKFKPVMKSSLDKVNATKYYSDIINTYNKIPLVEDVNPNLDDYATDKAIEGLFYLVAQEEEKIREDPIARTTELLKKVFAAQD